The following proteins are co-located in the Spirosoma montaniterrae genome:
- a CDS encoding DUF4332 domain-containing protein → MLTLGELRGITDAVLNSLKAQGLGDSNGLLEAARTPQGRKELASAAGIDAATLLNLANRADLARIKGIGRVYSDLMEEAGVDTVKELAHRVPENLHAKLIEINTKRQFTQRPPSVEQVSDFVEQAKSLPPMLEY, encoded by the coding sequence ATGTTGACATTGGGAGAACTGCGCGGCATTACCGATGCCGTATTGAATTCACTGAAAGCCCAGGGTCTGGGCGACAGTAATGGCCTTTTAGAAGCGGCCCGCACACCTCAGGGACGCAAAGAACTGGCATCGGCGGCTGGTATTGATGCCGCTACTCTTCTTAATCTTGCCAACCGGGCCGACCTTGCCCGCATTAAAGGTATTGGCCGGGTATATAGCGACCTGATGGAAGAAGCTGGCGTTGATACGGTAAAAGAACTGGCCCACCGGGTTCCAGAAAACTTACACGCTAAACTGATTGAAATCAACACAAAACGCCAGTTTACACAGCGGCCTCCTTCCGTTGAGCAGGTGAGCGATTTTGTTGAGCAGGCGAAAAGTCTACCGCCCATGCTCGAATATTGA
- a CDS encoding DUF6932 family protein — protein MQFDNKGLLTPAEIVLLSLAELKEVFVNSFPNSETQHTIFASYCQFVEDFTREICPVFTHWIDGSFITNKLNPNDMDFVVHVEDLMFETNVA, from the coding sequence ATGCAGTTTGACAATAAAGGGTTGTTAACTCCAGCGGAGATAGTTCTGTTGTCTCTTGCAGAGCTTAAGGAGGTATTTGTTAATTCTTTCCCTAATTCAGAGACTCAGCATACCATCTTTGCTTCTTATTGTCAGTTTGTAGAAGATTTTACCCGTGAAATTTGCCCTGTTTTCACGCATTGGATAGACGGTAGTTTCATCACAAACAAGTTGAATCCTAACGATATGGATTTTGTTGTCCACGTTGAGGATTTAATGTTCGAGACTAACGTCGCTTGA
- a CDS encoding S1C family serine protease: MNPYYVSLDNDSSPSLGRAGESDATLLDAYSNTVVNVAKKVSSSVVQIKVNRTVSKRSQPANSPQRRPGQGGNEGGTGSGFVISTDGYIVTNNHVVAGASQIDVALPDRNDGPGHSFEAALIGRDPATDIAVLKIYADGLKAIRFANSKDVQVGQIAIAIGNPYGFQYSLTAGVVSALGRTLRSESGRLIDDVIQTDAALNPGNSGGPLVNSSGDVIGVNTAVILPAQGICFAVSSNLAALVAGKLIMEGRVRRGYLGIAGQLINLTERIRQYNQLSVKTGIMVASVEPDGVAGNGELRQGDIIVGFNGQPVATVDDLHRLLTDEIIGRRVQLTILRDNRQQGIMVTPGELK; this comes from the coding sequence ATGAATCCCTATTATGTGTCTCTCGACAATGACTCCTCGCCTTCATTGGGCCGGGCGGGCGAGTCAGATGCGACGCTGTTAGATGCTTATTCTAACACGGTCGTAAATGTAGCCAAAAAAGTAAGTTCGTCAGTTGTACAGATAAAAGTTAATCGTACGGTCTCAAAACGTTCTCAACCAGCCAACTCGCCACAACGTCGGCCCGGTCAGGGCGGTAATGAGGGAGGTACGGGGTCCGGGTTTGTTATTTCGACCGACGGCTATATCGTGACCAACAACCACGTTGTGGCCGGAGCCAGCCAGATTGACGTTGCACTGCCCGACCGCAACGACGGGCCGGGCCACTCTTTCGAGGCCGCATTAATTGGCCGCGACCCCGCCACCGACATAGCTGTTTTGAAAATCTATGCCGATGGGTTGAAAGCTATTCGGTTTGCTAATTCTAAAGACGTACAGGTGGGCCAGATAGCCATCGCCATTGGCAATCCCTACGGTTTTCAGTACTCGCTTACGGCAGGTGTTGTGAGTGCGCTGGGCCGAACGCTTCGTTCTGAGTCGGGCCGGTTAATCGATGACGTTATCCAGACCGATGCGGCTCTGAATCCGGGCAATTCAGGCGGTCCGCTGGTAAACTCCAGCGGTGATGTCATTGGCGTGAATACGGCGGTAATTTTGCCCGCGCAGGGGATTTGTTTCGCCGTTTCGTCGAACCTGGCAGCTTTGGTGGCTGGTAAACTGATTATGGAAGGGCGCGTTCGGCGGGGCTATCTGGGCATTGCCGGTCAGTTGATTAACCTCACGGAGCGTATCCGGCAGTACAACCAGCTTTCGGTTAAAACGGGTATTATGGTCGCCAGCGTTGAACCCGACGGCGTGGCAGGCAACGGCGAACTTCGGCAGGGCGACATTATCGTTGGCTTCAACGGCCAGCCCGTAGCTACTGTCGATGACCTCCACCGACTCCTGACCGACGAAATCATTGGTCGTCGCGTTCAGCTTACTATCCTGCGCGATAACCGACAGCAGGGCATTATGGTAACACCGGGCGAACTGAAATAA
- a CDS encoding outer membrane beta-barrel protein: MKRFLTVLFLSVAFSATAQEFKPFKVNLSVGIAKPLASGVSGGVLFAVEPKYGISDNLDLGLRAEWALVARGVVSGGNTVTGDAGAFGSYLLTGTYLFGTNGVRPFLGVGAGLYTIASAGTITIVDGQGPEQVTLTGATKFGGMIRGGIKAGHFVVGVEYNAVPTTSNRLTNATIESKNTYLGIKLGFDIGGGRL, encoded by the coding sequence ATGAAACGTTTTCTAACCGTTCTATTTCTTTCGGTAGCTTTTTCAGCTACTGCGCAAGAGTTCAAGCCGTTCAAGGTGAACCTCTCAGTAGGCATAGCCAAGCCACTCGCTTCAGGTGTTTCGGGGGGAGTTTTGTTCGCCGTTGAACCCAAATATGGCATTAGCGATAATCTCGACCTCGGGCTGCGGGCCGAATGGGCACTGGTAGCCCGAGGGGTTGTAAGTGGTGGTAATACCGTTACGGGCGACGCAGGTGCCTTTGGCTCCTATTTGCTGACCGGCACGTATCTGTTTGGCACAAATGGTGTTCGTCCTTTCCTGGGTGTTGGTGCAGGCTTATACACGATAGCGTCGGCGGGAACTATAACCATTGTTGACGGACAGGGGCCAGAGCAGGTTACGCTCACCGGTGCCACTAAGTTTGGTGGTATGATCCGGGGTGGTATTAAAGCCGGACATTTTGTGGTTGGCGTTGAGTACAATGCCGTACCAACTACGTCGAATAGACTTACCAATGCCACTATCGAAAGCAAAAACACATACCTCGGCATCAAACTCGGCTTCGACATCGGCGGAGGTCGGCTGTAA
- the glgP gene encoding alpha-glucan family phosphorylase, with the protein MTNSFPLPFRVPYAVTRPFKKSVVYFSMEIAVDQALKTYSGGLGFLAGSHMKSAYELGQNLIGISVLWKYGYYDQSRKTDNSMDVQFREKMYSFLQNTGIEFTIDVLDRPVRVRAYYLAPEVFQTVPLFFLTTDIDGNDTATRLISYRLYDNDVRLKIAQCMLLGLGGAKLVDALGFAPDVYHLNEAHALPAAFHLFQKLDTVAKVKKKMVFTTHTPEEAGNEKHDIHLLNELGFFGSIPLDKVRKISGIQDSTFNHSLVALRLSRQANGVSKLHGEVARQMWSHYKGICPITHVTNAQNQRYWTDPAIETARLAGDTGAIMARKKELKAPLFRFVADQVGKLFDPNVLTLVWARRFATYKRPDLLTQDAERFARLLNQTKYPVQIIWAGKPYPMDAGAIEVFNRLYYLSHLFPNMAVLTGHELALSKMLKDGADGWLNTPIVTREASGTSGMTAAMNGAINMSTNDGWVCEFAKPGENSFIVPTADPMLSYHDRDDHDRSHLFDLLETQILPCYYDRPGDWQKLVFQSMNDVNAYFGANRMAEEYYERVY; encoded by the coding sequence ATGACGAATTCATTTCCGTTACCTTTCCGAGTACCGTATGCGGTTACCCGGCCTTTCAAAAAATCGGTTGTTTATTTTTCGATGGAAATCGCCGTCGATCAGGCTCTGAAAACGTATTCGGGTGGACTGGGGTTTCTGGCCGGGTCGCACATGAAAAGTGCCTATGAACTTGGTCAGAACCTGATTGGAATCAGCGTTTTATGGAAATACGGCTATTACGACCAAAGCCGGAAAACCGACAACAGTATGGACGTACAGTTTCGCGAGAAAATGTACTCGTTCCTGCAAAATACGGGGATCGAATTTACCATCGACGTGTTGGACCGGCCCGTCCGGGTTCGGGCGTATTACTTGGCCCCGGAAGTGTTTCAGACCGTACCGCTGTTCTTTCTGACTACCGACATCGATGGCAACGATACGGCCACCCGGCTGATTTCGTACCGGCTCTACGATAACGACGTGCGGCTGAAAATTGCTCAGTGTATGCTGCTGGGGCTGGGTGGTGCCAAATTAGTCGATGCGCTCGGTTTTGCGCCCGACGTGTATCACCTCAACGAAGCCCACGCCCTGCCCGCAGCGTTTCACCTGTTTCAAAAACTCGACACGGTAGCGAAGGTGAAAAAGAAAATGGTCTTTACTACGCACACGCCCGAAGAAGCCGGAAACGAAAAACACGACATTCATTTGCTTAATGAATTAGGCTTTTTTGGGAGTATTCCACTCGATAAAGTGCGAAAAATCAGCGGTATTCAGGACAGTACGTTCAATCATTCGCTGGTGGCATTGCGGCTGAGTCGGCAGGCCAACGGCGTATCGAAGCTGCACGGTGAGGTAGCGCGTCAGATGTGGAGCCACTACAAAGGTATCTGCCCGATTACGCATGTCACGAACGCCCAAAACCAACGCTACTGGACTGACCCGGCCATTGAAACCGCCCGGCTGGCAGGCGATACCGGGGCGATTATGGCCCGTAAAAAAGAGTTGAAGGCCCCGCTATTCCGGTTCGTAGCCGATCAGGTGGGAAAACTGTTTGACCCAAACGTGCTGACACTGGTGTGGGCGCGTCGGTTTGCCACTTATAAACGCCCCGATTTACTCACGCAGGATGCCGAACGGTTTGCACGGTTGCTCAATCAGACCAAATACCCGGTGCAGATTATCTGGGCCGGTAAGCCATATCCGATGGATGCCGGAGCCATTGAAGTCTTTAACCGGCTCTATTACCTGAGTCATCTGTTTCCGAACATGGCCGTGCTGACGGGCCACGAACTGGCCCTGTCGAAAATGCTGAAAGATGGAGCCGATGGCTGGCTGAATACGCCCATCGTGACGCGCGAGGCATCGGGCACCAGCGGCATGACAGCCGCCATGAACGGAGCCATAAACATGTCAACCAACGATGGCTGGGTTTGCGAATTTGCCAAACCGGGCGAAAACAGTTTCATTGTCCCAACTGCTGACCCCATGCTGTCGTATCATGACCGCGACGACCACGACCGCAGCCACTTGTTCGACCTGCTTGAAACGCAGATTCTGCCCTGTTACTACGACCGCCCCGGCGATTGGCAAAAACTCGTATTCCAAAGCATGAACGACGTAAACGCTTATTTCGGAGCCAACCGCATGGCTGAGGAGTACTACGAGCGGGTGTATTAA
- a CDS encoding malate:quinone oxidoreductase, with amino-acid sequence MFVDRRGVQPVMNMAKHTNTTEKGPDVLLIGAGIMSATLGVLLKELEPSLTIDIYERLDKAAAESSDAWNNAGTGHSAFCELNYTPEREDGTIETPKAVKIAESFEQSKQFWAHLVENGFLNDAPGFIRSIPHMSFVWGDENVRYLHKRYDALQQNHLFHGMQYSEDPAHLADWMPLVMEGRDPAQPVAATRMDIGTDVNFGALTRCMFAKLQEMPGVTMHFGYDVRDLWRSKSLGGWKVRVENLTTGATRDVQAGFVFIGAGGGSLRLLEKSDIPESRGYGGFPVGGQWLKCTNRDVVERHHAKVYGKASVGAPPMSVPHLDTRMIDGKQELLFGPYAGFSTKFLKHGSYLDLPKSIQLSNMAPMLMAGLHNIPLTKYLIQQVMQSPEDRLAALKEYFPEAQMDDWELEIAGQRVQVIKKDDEEGGVLEFGTEVVSAADGSIAALLGASPGASTAVSIMLDLMTKCFPTQIASPDWQQKLREMIPSYGQSLAKNAELTRQLREQTSRILGLTMDEQTPEVTR; translated from the coding sequence ATTTTTGTAGATAGAAGGGGCGTTCAGCCCGTTATGAATATGGCAAAGCATACAAATACAACTGAAAAAGGCCCCGACGTTCTGCTGATTGGCGCGGGTATTATGAGTGCTACGCTCGGCGTACTGTTAAAAGAACTGGAACCGTCGCTCACGATTGATATTTACGAACGGCTCGACAAGGCAGCCGCCGAAAGCTCCGACGCCTGGAATAACGCAGGCACCGGCCATTCGGCCTTCTGCGAACTCAACTACACCCCCGAACGCGAAGACGGCACTATTGAAACACCTAAGGCCGTCAAAATTGCCGAATCGTTTGAGCAGTCGAAGCAGTTCTGGGCGCATTTGGTTGAAAACGGGTTTCTGAATGATGCACCGGGCTTTATCCGGTCGATTCCGCACATGAGTTTCGTGTGGGGCGATGAGAATGTGCGGTATTTGCACAAACGCTACGACGCGCTCCAGCAGAACCACCTGTTTCATGGGATGCAGTATTCCGAAGACCCGGCACATCTCGCCGACTGGATGCCGCTCGTAATGGAAGGCCGCGACCCGGCTCAGCCCGTAGCGGCCACCCGCATGGACATTGGCACCGACGTAAATTTTGGCGCACTCACGCGCTGCATGTTCGCCAAACTGCAAGAGATGCCGGGCGTAACGATGCACTTTGGCTACGACGTGCGCGACCTCTGGCGGTCGAAGTCGCTCGGCGGCTGGAAAGTTCGGGTCGAAAACCTAACGACCGGCGCAACCCGCGACGTACAAGCGGGATTTGTATTCATCGGGGCTGGTGGCGGTTCGCTGCGGCTGCTCGAAAAATCAGACATTCCCGAAAGCCGGGGCTATGGTGGTTTCCCGGTGGGCGGGCAGTGGCTCAAATGCACCAACCGCGACGTGGTCGAACGGCACCATGCCAAAGTCTACGGCAAAGCGTCGGTAGGTGCCCCACCCATGTCGGTGCCGCACTTAGACACCCGCATGATCGATGGTAAGCAGGAGTTACTGTTCGGTCCCTACGCCGGGTTCTCGACCAAATTCCTGAAACACGGTTCGTATCTTGATTTGCCGAAGTCGATACAGTTAAGCAACATGGCTCCGATGCTGATGGCTGGTTTGCACAATATTCCGCTGACGAAGTACCTGATTCAGCAGGTGATGCAATCGCCCGAAGACCGGCTGGCGGCTTTAAAAGAGTATTTCCCCGAAGCGCAGATGGACGACTGGGAACTGGAAATTGCCGGGCAGCGGGTGCAGGTCATCAAAAAAGACGACGAAGAGGGCGGTGTGCTGGAATTTGGCACAGAGGTAGTGAGTGCTGCTGACGGCAGCATTGCCGCGCTGCTGGGTGCTTCGCCGGGTGCCTCCACTGCCGTATCGATCATGCTCGACCTGATGACCAAGTGTTTCCCCACGCAAATAGCCTCGCCCGACTGGCAGCAGAAACTACGCGAAATGATTCCGAGTTACGGGCAATCGCTGGCGAAAAACGCCGAACTGACCCGCCAACTCCGCGAGCAAACCAGCCGCATTCTTGGCTTAACGATGGATGAACAAACGCCCGAAGTAACGCGGTAA
- a CDS encoding class I SAM-dependent methyltransferase — MIRLLLLYILALFTISVHAQTTDENPAATSWYSEPDGINWLLERYRPIYDFKPRETIASIGAGQGIREVVYSLMADSLTVYLQDVETYWLSPERLYKTLRTIYGKAGRSDCSATFKIIRGTDRDTGLPTQLFDKIIIENSLHEFDHQAIMLQSIRDNLKPGGTLFVWEEIATKPNRKHSGCRKPMFTDQSLRQLMAEHGFQFVDKTVVDPPRGSDVVYRFSF, encoded by the coding sequence ATGATCCGCCTTTTACTGCTCTACATTCTTGCTCTATTTACAATCAGCGTTCACGCCCAGACCACTGACGAAAATCCAGCCGCAACCAGTTGGTACAGCGAACCCGACGGTATCAACTGGCTGCTCGAACGCTACCGGCCCATCTACGACTTCAAACCCCGCGAAACCATCGCCAGCATCGGAGCGGGACAGGGCATTCGCGAAGTCGTGTACTCGCTAATGGCCGACAGCCTGACGGTTTACTTACAGGACGTAGAAACCTACTGGCTTTCACCCGAACGACTCTATAAAACGCTGCGGACAATTTACGGGAAAGCGGGCCGTTCTGACTGCTCGGCAACGTTCAAAATTATACGCGGCACTGACCGCGATACCGGTTTGCCCACGCAGCTTTTCGATAAAATTATCATCGAAAACAGCCTGCACGAGTTTGATCATCAGGCAATTATGCTGCAAAGCATACGCGACAATCTGAAACCCGGCGGAACGTTGTTTGTCTGGGAAGAAATCGCCACCAAGCCCAACCGTAAACATTCTGGTTGTCGCAAACCTATGTTTACTGACCAGTCGCTGCGGCAGTTAATGGCCGAACATGGTTTCCAGTTTGTTGATAAAACCGTTGTCGACCCGCCCCGTGGCAGCGATGTAGTGTATCGTTTTTCGTTTTGA
- a CDS encoding DUF2279 domain-containing protein, whose protein sequence is MKWQIRAVSLLFLAIFLSNVPTQAQPLPVAPVSPVEQPGINQGRFIGVVAGTAVFYTVTLLLLRKQWYKKRVPFHSFNDNREWLQMDKLGHATTAYCMSRGGYELMRWSGVNERASIITGSLLALLFQSTLEVYDGYSEGWGFSKGDMIANVAGMGLFMGQQLGAGQQVVTMRYGFRKTIFPPYRPNLLGKTTGQQMLKDYNGQQYWLSVNLASALPVGPSFPRWLNLAAGYSGSGMIGGHQNPKTFDAAGNEVKFERYRQFFLSPDADLSRIDAFSPSLQRFIGTAQFFKIPAPSLEYNRVKGFRFHPLLLPKE, encoded by the coding sequence ATGAAGTGGCAAATTAGGGCTGTAAGCCTACTTTTTCTCGCTATCTTTCTATCGAACGTACCGACTCAGGCGCAGCCGTTGCCTGTGGCTCCGGTTTCGCCAGTCGAACAGCCGGGTATCAATCAGGGCCGGTTCATTGGCGTGGTGGCCGGAACGGCTGTCTTCTACACCGTTACGCTGCTCTTACTGCGGAAACAATGGTACAAGAAGCGGGTGCCGTTTCATAGCTTCAATGACAATCGGGAGTGGCTGCAAATGGATAAACTGGGCCATGCAACCACCGCCTATTGCATGAGCCGGGGAGGCTACGAACTCATGCGCTGGAGTGGCGTAAACGAGCGGGCCAGCATTATCACAGGCAGTTTGCTGGCATTGCTGTTTCAGTCGACGCTCGAAGTCTACGACGGATACTCGGAAGGGTGGGGGTTTTCTAAGGGCGATATGATTGCCAACGTTGCCGGAATGGGCCTGTTTATGGGGCAACAGCTTGGAGCCGGGCAGCAGGTGGTGACAATGCGATACGGTTTTCGGAAAACTATCTTTCCGCCGTATCGACCCAATCTGCTGGGTAAAACCACGGGGCAGCAGATGCTGAAAGATTATAATGGACAACAATACTGGCTGTCGGTCAATCTGGCATCAGCGTTGCCCGTTGGTCCCTCGTTTCCGCGCTGGCTGAATCTGGCCGCAGGCTACAGTGGTAGCGGCATGATTGGCGGCCACCAGAACCCCAAAACGTTCGACGCAGCCGGAAACGAAGTGAAATTTGAGCGATACCGTCAGTTTTTTCTCTCGCCCGACGCCGATCTGTCGCGCATCGACGCCTTTAGTCCATCGTTGCAGCGGTTTATCGGAACGGCGCAATTCTTTAAAATTCCCGCCCCTTCGCTGGAATATAATCGGGTGAAGGGTTTTCGGTTTCACCCGCTGCTACTGCCGAAAGAGTAG
- the fumC gene encoding class II fumarate hydratase: protein MEYRIEKDTMGQVQVPANVYWGAQTQRSIENFPIAQDINKMPREIIRAFAYLKKAAALTNLDAGVLPQDKADLIGQVCDEILAGKLDDQFPLVVWQTGSGTQSNMNVNEVVAYRAHVLNGGQLTDEKKYLNPNDDVNKSQSSNDTFPTAMHIAAYKILLEVTIPGITKLRNTLDAKAKAFMHVVKIGRTHFMDATPLTVGQEFSGYVSQLDHGLRAINNSLAHLSELALGGTAVGTGINTPKGYSENVAKHIANLTGLPFVTAENKFEALAAHDAIVEAHGALKTVAASLMKIGNDIRMLSSGPRAGIGELYIPDNEPGSSIMPGKVNPTQCEAMTMVAAQVMGNDVAINIGGMNGHFELNVFKPVMIYNFLHSARLIGDVCVSFNDKCAEGIRPIEANIEKHVQNSLMLVTALNTKIGYYKAAEIAQTAHKNGSTLKETAVALGYLTAEEFDQWVVPGDMVGEVTGQ from the coding sequence ATGGAATACCGCATCGAGAAAGACACGATGGGCCAGGTGCAGGTGCCGGCCAACGTTTATTGGGGCGCGCAGACGCAGCGTTCGATTGAAAACTTCCCCATTGCTCAGGACATCAACAAAATGCCCCGCGAGATTATCCGGGCGTTTGCGTACCTCAAGAAAGCAGCCGCCCTCACCAACCTCGACGCGGGCGTATTGCCACAAGATAAAGCCGACCTTATCGGGCAGGTGTGCGACGAAATTCTGGCCGGTAAGCTCGACGATCAGTTTCCGCTCGTGGTCTGGCAAACCGGCTCCGGTACGCAGAGCAACATGAACGTAAATGAGGTAGTAGCCTACCGCGCCCACGTCCTGAACGGCGGCCAACTCACCGACGAGAAAAAATACCTCAACCCCAACGATGATGTAAATAAGTCGCAGTCGAGCAACGACACGTTCCCGACGGCCATGCACATCGCGGCCTACAAAATTCTGCTCGAAGTAACTATTCCGGGCATTACTAAATTACGTAACACGCTCGATGCCAAAGCGAAGGCGTTTATGCACGTCGTAAAAATTGGCCGGACGCACTTCATGGACGCTACCCCGCTGACGGTTGGGCAGGAGTTTTCGGGCTACGTCTCGCAACTCGACCACGGGCTGCGGGCCATTAACAATTCGCTGGCGCACCTGAGCGAGCTTGCGCTGGGTGGCACCGCCGTTGGCACGGGCATTAACACACCCAAAGGCTACTCGGAAAACGTGGCGAAACACATCGCCAACCTGACGGGCCTGCCGTTCGTGACTGCCGAGAATAAATTTGAAGCTCTGGCCGCCCATGATGCTATTGTTGAAGCGCACGGTGCGCTGAAAACCGTAGCAGCTTCGCTGATGAAAATTGGGAACGACATTCGGATGCTGTCGAGTGGCCCCCGCGCCGGTATTGGTGAGTTATATATTCCTGACAATGAGCCGGGTAGTAGCATTATGCCGGGTAAGGTGAACCCCACGCAGTGCGAAGCCATGACGATGGTGGCCGCGCAGGTGATGGGCAACGACGTAGCGATTAACATCGGCGGTATGAACGGCCATTTTGAACTGAACGTGTTCAAGCCGGTCATGATTTATAACTTCCTGCACTCGGCCCGGCTCATCGGCGACGTGTGCGTATCGTTCAATGATAAATGCGCTGAAGGCATCCGGCCTATCGAAGCCAACATCGAAAAGCACGTACAAAACTCACTGATGCTGGTAACGGCCCTGAACACCAAAATCGGCTACTACAAAGCCGCCGAAATTGCCCAAACGGCGCACAAAAACGGCAGTACGCTGAAAGAAACCGCCGTTGCCCTCGGCTACCTCACCGCCGAAGAATTCGACCAGTGGGTTGTGCCGGGCGACATGGTGGGGGAGGTAACGGGTCAGTAA